tatttaatgttttatttgttgatattctgactctctgtctctctctctgttaaaataaaaatgataacatTATAGACTGTTTATGTTTTTTCTATTAGGTTAATACACACTTCCAAAATCagaagggatcaaataattattttctttgcataatttgaggtctgaacgctctgcatctttttggttatttcagtcattgctctaataaataaatgctctaaatcacaatattttagcttggaatttgggagaaatgttgtctgtagtttatggaataaaacaacaatgatcattttactcaaacataaatctataaatagcaaaatcagtgaaactaattcagaaacggaagttgtctgagttgtatatgctcCTTTGTTTAATTGAATGTGATTGTATTTCTCAGGGAACGAATTACCGCAATCCGGTGGTGCCAAATGTTCAGAACACCTGCAACTTCAGGGAGTGGACATACGAGACGGTCCAGCTGACGGGCTGCCCGGCGGGGGTGGACTCGTCCTTCACTTACCCCGTGGCCCTGAGCTGCGAGTGCAGCCAGTGCAACACGGACAGCACAGACTGCGGAGCTCTCAGCATGCAGCCCAGCAGCTGCCACATGTTCTCCCACTACTGAACAACCCACACTACCTCAGCTCTGCTACCATCACTGCTCAAACCTTTACTTATAGATCTGGATGATGTACGGCATCTTGCTTCTTACATTATATTAGTTATTGGGAAATGGTTAATAAATCTATCAAACGACACTTTAAAACCCGAtgagttgactaaactcaaaacttttgttgtaaccaatTACCTAATGAAtattaagttcatgtaatataatttttaagtacaatgaacttaacaaatacatacacatatctatttaaaattaatattttcctgaacttgtatttagtcgtCTTTCTGGTTTTATCAACTATTTTAAACTATataaagtactgagagcacagtgagaacacagagttattgcagctcagtaaatgattgttctacagcctacaacacagagaccaagtatttaatcatatgTGATCtaaaagtttacctaaggtagccccgggggaatcactacacactgatggtgagtgtaagtcagaaactgttggacacacccagtatgcaaatagattgtgacagaagccaatggaaaagaagctgttaatggcaacagactaaactcagttattataagttgattcatcttaaagatctcagtttaagtatatatgtgcccacgaatgttcaactaactcaaaacagttaagtattgtttagaaatctcccattttatgtaaaacagacttaaattatttgagttcaaacaacttatgcGTTTACAGTGTATAACAGTGGACAGCATCATAATAAACCATGTTCAATCAATTTAGCCAGATAACTCAAGTTTAAACCAGGATTTCTCAGTCAACAGCCAAAATAGGGTGGTTGAAGAAAGTAGCATTTATCAATTCAAGCAGATAATTTAAGCTCAAAGCAGCATCTTTCAGCTAACCAGATAACCTAATCTTAATGT
Above is a genomic segment from Astyanax mexicanus isolate ESR-SI-001 chromosome 23, AstMex3_surface, whole genome shotgun sequence containing:
- the fshb gene encoding follitropin subunit beta translates to MSVVVLMMLLLPALLRGAPECKASCRLTNISITVESEECGSCITIDTTACYGLCHTQGTNYRNPVVPNVQNTCNFREWTYETVQLTGCPAGVDSSFTYPVALSCECSQCNTDSTDCGALSMQPSSCHMFSHY